One window of the Dendropsophus ebraccatus isolate aDenEbr1 chromosome 12, aDenEbr1.pat, whole genome shotgun sequence genome contains the following:
- the LOC138769879 gene encoding indolethylamine N-methyltransferase-like: MAFTTPKIYHVHGMDSRQHLEHYLSDKPDMVFQEDFLIFPIENLMKTFSEGHIKGDVLIDLSIGSLIHHLYAPSEFFKNIIILKVKDRCILELKRWLNTRTGAFEWGHATKIHIDIEGKSAELQDKEGKVREAAQHVAKCDLNKQNIMDPVVLPPADCIISVCFLEVISKDQDDYVRYIRKFSGLLKPGGHLILLGCMNMTYFKVGNDRIHAFTYDEEFVREALVGEGFVIDDCNVKKRTAVSDLTDFKAVIFIAAHKEK, from the exons ATGGCTTTCACTACCCCTAAGATCTATCATGTACACGGCATGGATTCCAGACAACATCTGGAACATTACCTTTCAGATAAACCTGATATGGTCTTTCAAGAGGATTTCCTGATATTTCCCATTGAAAATCTTATGAAAACTTTCTCAGAGG GTCACATTAAAGGAGACGTCCTGATTGACCTCAGCATTGGTTCCTTGATTCATCATCTCTATGCACCCAGTGAGTTTTTTAAAAACATCATAATCCTCAAAGTCAAAGACAGATGCATCCTGGAACTTAAACGTTGGCTAAACACACGGACAGGagcatttgaatggggacatgctACAAAGATTCACATAGACATAGAAGGAAAGAG TGCCGAGTTACAGGACAAAGAAGGAAAAGTGAGAGAAGCGGCTCAACATGTTGCAAAGTGTGACCTTAATAAACAAAATATAATGGATCCAGTGGTCTTACCACCAGCCGACTGTATCAtcagtgtttgttttttagaaGTTATCAGCAAAGACCAAGATGATTACGTCAGATACATCAGGAAGTTCTCAGGGTTGCTGAAACCTGGAGGACACCTCATATTACTTGGATGTATGAATATGACATATTTCAAAGTCGGAAATGACAGGATCCATGCTTTTACATACGATGAGGAATTTGTCAGGGAAGCTCTAGTTGGAGAAGGATTTGTTATTGATGACTGTAACGTTAAGAAGAGAACGGCTGTGAGTGACCTTACTGACTTTAAGGCCGTCATATTCATTGCAGCTCACAAGGAGAAGTAG